Genomic DNA from Salvia miltiorrhiza cultivar Shanhuang (shh) chromosome 1, IMPLAD_Smil_shh, whole genome shotgun sequence:
ACTTAGCACAACTATGGTTGTCCGATCACTAGAAGTGGATAAGGACCTATTTAGACCtaaagaagatgatgaagataTTTTAGGACCAGAAGTTCCTTATTTGAGTACTGCAATTGGAGCATTATTTTATCTCGCAAATTGCACAAGGCCTGACATAGCATTTGAGGTTAACTTGCTAGCAAGATTAAGTGCTTCTCCTATACGAAGACATTGAAATAGTATTAAACACATACTTCGTTATCTTCAAGGTACAAAAGATCTTGGTTTGTTCTATCCAAGAAACCGACATTGGTAGGCTATGCGGATGCTTGTTATTTATATGATCCCTATAATGCTAAATCTCATACTGGTTATGTTTTCATCTGTGGTGGTACAACTATTTTTTGGAGGTGAATTCATTATGAAGGTGTGTTTTttgttgtactctttttccttactAAGTTTTTCCGATTGGATTTTTTTAGTTAAAgtttttaatgaggcaacaaatgcaacacaaaTTTATACATATCACGTGTACTCTTTTCTTGGACTGTTTTTTCCCACAGAGTTTTTCAGCGAGAGAGGCATAAACATAATCAAGTAATATCTAAGGGGGAGtattgtaaataatattatttattattattgtacattacttattcatatatatatatatataggggttggctaccgtgagaacacatcttaaaataagaaataagaacaattttcaatgtatgaattttatgtagactacgtatgaattcgctatataaatatatgaattgtgaaaaataagtTTTTGATACCTTTgtgattcgaactcatgaccataaatccatccaacaaggttacaaatcaaccgtagatcttgatcatccaacaaggttacaaatcaaccgtagatcttgatgatctaagggttcaAAATGATTCTTACAACAAATAAacaattaattcatttttttatatttatttatcttaattttGTTAAGCACATCATTTCTAAGTATAGTTACCAAACACGCCCTAtagcaggaaaaaaaaaagacgtGCAACGTTAATTcatactttcattttttttcctagGGAAACTACTttggtatttatttatttatttatttattttttataaatgaacCCATTTATGATTCATGGGCTTTATAAATATAATGCTAtgatttctatttttcttttagaaaaattatttcctttttatttttcgtTTTCATGCTACATAAAAATGATAGTCGCGCTCCTAACTCCTATGATTAATTTAATCGAAAACGAATTAACGACAATATTACTGAATGTTATGCAGTTCGAAGAGCATTGTATGTGGATCCAAAATAGCCCTATAGAGATAAGTACATTTGGTGGAATTTATTATACAATTGGATGATTATTCCTTTGAATTCTATTAATGTATACCAAGTAGTAGCTTGTTAATTAAAttcctaaaataataaaaatacaatttggGATTTTCGTTGTAGATTTTACTTTTATTGGGCTTGGAGCTTCCATAAAGCCAAGCTTTTGGGTTTCTGGCCCATATAAAATTTTGTAAGCCCAATTAGCCCAATAGTCACGGGATAGCTCGATCAACTAAAATTATACTACTCCTATTTTATCAAAGCTCGAGCTTGATtcaagtattttaatttgagcTTGGTCTTTTTTCATGGTAAATTCCTCGAGCTTTGATTAGCTTGATCACCActtaaaatttagaaataacTTTATAACGTAACGGATCGTggtaattctcaaaaaaaaaaaaaaacttagagGATCGTGAAAATGTATTTTCACGTTatgataaagaaaatataagTTGTGAAAATGTTGTTTTCTGATGTGACGAAGACAATATAGGTGAGATTCGAATTGTTAAACTTTTTTTTACGTAGAAACTTGTTGATTAAACtgtttgtttatatatataaaaaaatgaaaatatgattTTACATACATATTTTTTAGTTACGAGAAGTGATGTATATTACGCCAACGGTATAGCAAACTGGCGCCAAGGCTTATCTGTTATTATAACTGGATGTGCAGaactttgtgtgtgtgtgtgtgtgtgagagagagagagagagagagagagagttagagAGAGGCGAAAGCAACATTCGCAGCCATGTCCCATTCTCTCTCATCCTTCGCATTCTCTCTCTACAAACACAAGCCGTTCAATCCGGAATTGCTGTCGAGATCCGGTGGATTTCTTGTTCGAGCTTCGTCATCAGCTGCTCCGGGTATCGATTTTTCCACCCTCGAATCCGCCATTGCTAAGGTTCCTTTTCTTCTATGTTGCTTTTTGGTAACACACACTAATACAAATTGTGTATGAATGTTCACGAGCTTGTTAATTGTTGGACTGTCCAATTTGAAATGCCTTGATTTATTCTTTGTTAAATTGATTGCTATTCCTTGAATCCAAACAAACATTGCCTTTACAGTTAAGTTTAAGTGATAAGTGTTAACATTAACGGAATTCAAACCTAATTAGattgaaattaataattgaaaaaCTGATAAAAAGAATATGGACCTCATTGAGTACCTTATCTAAAATGACAATTAAAAGATGAAATCAAAATCTGTAAATAAATAGTCTTACAGAATTTTATTCTAAGAGTTTCCTATTAGATTGTAAAGGCAGATTTCAAGGATTAAGGAATGTGGTCTGTGATACTCTTCCTTACAGTTACAGAACAAGATTGAAAGACTTGAAAGATCAATTTGTGTTTGTGTATATGTGTGAGAGTGTACATATATGGTTTCTTGAATATTTCTTAGTATAATGGTGTGGTACACTGCAGAAAGATAGTGATGGAGTGAGAGAGGCACTTGATCAGTTGAGGGAAATTGGATGGGCCAAAAAATGGAGTTCTCAACCATATATATCGCGTCGTACAGTGAGTTTCTAAAACCACTCTCAGTATTGATAATATGCACATCATTGACAAGAGTTTATATATAATGCTAGCGACTAAACATTTCCGTTACAGACATCTCTCCGAGAGCTGACAACTTTAGGTCTGAAGAACGCGGAGGAGCTTGCTATACCTAGCACCAGAAACGACGTAAGCTCAATGGAACTTGGTGTCTTGTTCTGTTTCTTGCAGTATgaccattttatttggtttctGTCTCAAAGCTTGGAATGAactttttatttgtatgttgaGTTGATTTTGTTCAGTGATGCAGGCAGCTTTTCTCTTTACTGTGGTTGGCTCAACTGGATTTTTGGGTATTCTTGCAGGCCAGCTTCCTGGGGTAGCTTCTGCTAACCTTCCTAAATATACAAATGATAACTTAGttcatttgtttgtttgtttttgtttctcGCGTGTGACATGATCTGCCAATCATATGCATTTTGTAGCTCACATGATAAATCTTTGAATCATAACTTGAGGTTGttgatattttttatatgtaACCAACTCCCTTGTTTCCTAGGATTGGGGCTTCTTTGTGCCATACTTGGTCGGGAGCATTTCCTTGGTAGTTCTCGCTATAGGGAGCATCTCCCCGGGGTAAGTAGTCGAACATCTTGCCATTTCACAGGAATCTAGAGATCATTGATTATATAACTGTCAAGTGAAGAAGCTTGCTAGAAGTTTTGCTCGTCTAAACTTTCATCTTCTTCGTGTTCTAGAGATACTTGAATTTACCTATAACAAAATGTATGTAGGCTGCTTCAGGCTGCAATCGGAGGATTTTCTTCATTCTTCCCAGATTACAAGGAGAGGATTGCTAGACATGAAGCAGCTCATTTCTTAGGTAACAAACACACAGAGACATTAACAGCATTTCACATTTATGAATTTAGCTGTGCCTCAACTCTTGTTGTGGCTTCATCCTTAAGACGACTTTTCATGTATGTAGTTGCATACTTACTCGGCCTTCCCATCCTCGGATATTCACTGGACATCGGAAAAGAGAATGTCAATCTCATCGATGAGAGGCTTGAGAAGCTTATTTACAGTGGACAGCTCGATGCCAAGGAACTAGACAGGTATCAATTAACCTATTCTTGCACACTCCATTTCTGATGTCTCATTGCATGAAATCTAATCTAAACTTTGCTTCACTCCTCTAAAGGTTGGCAGTCGTAGCAATGGCTGGACTGGCTGCAGAAGGTCTACAATACGACAAAGTGGTTGGACAGTCAGCCGATCTTTTCACCCTGCAGGTTTGATACCTCAAAAATGCACGAAAATTAGACACAAACAAATCACACTACGCCAAAATCTAGCTAACTCATTTTCAAATtgcaatcttcttcttctttcagCGTTTTCTGTTTTTTTCTGGCAAACTTCTTTTTTAGAAttcaaatacacgaacttagtgCTAGTATGATCTTTTCCACGAAATTCATTTTCCCCCCTCCCCAAACTGATACTAATGTGCCTGCCGGAGCTGCCAACGTGCCTAAATTGGCTGATGGTCAAAACGATACAACTCTTACTTCTTCTAAAGCTTGTcgttttaaatgaaaaatgtaaGTGCAATTGTTTCAATTTTCATgaaaaacgacgttgttttctACTTAAGGATACAACGTCGTTTTTTCTTAGCCCATATTGTTAACAGGCGTATGACAATAATATACCACGTAGAAGCAAGGTTAGATTCAATTTGATCGGAATCGCTTGACATGGGAAAGTTTAGAGGAACACTAAGTttgtatatttaaaaaaaatcgcgAGAAaaatccaaacactttgaaagtttgtgtatttacacaCATATAACCCCTTATTTTTGGCAGAGGTTTATAAACAGGTCTAAGCCACAGCTGAGCAAAGATCAGCAGCAGAACCTGACGCGATGGGCGGTAATTTCGCTTCTTCATTACATTTTCATGGCATATACAATAATTTCTTCTTGAGTTTTACTTGAATcgatatgcatatatatatatatatatatgcaggtTTTGTTTGCTGCATCTTTGATAAAGAACAATGGAGCTATGCATGAAGCTCTGATGGCAGCGATGTCGAACAAGGCAACAGTTGTTGAATGCATAGAAGCAATTGAGAAGGCTGAGTGAGTGAATACAGCTATGATTTTTTTATCGCACGAAAAAATAGTGTTTGTATGTAAATATCATATGATATCCAACTACAGTTTTGTCGGATCTCGAGTGTTTGACCCGACCCTGTTTCGTGTATTCTCTTTGGTAGTCGAAAATGTCGATGAAATCGAATCTTGTAGGGAAATTCGTGATatctcaaaatgacaaaatcTTTGTTTACAGAGGCAAATGTTGCCGTCCATTTCTTCAAGGTACAAAGATATGCTGTCAATTGATATATAGATTCCGTACAATAGAATATGTCTCTTTCGTTATGACTCAACACAGCTCGAAAGGTCGGGTAAAGTGCGGATGAGATTCGGAGTTTCATAATTTCGTGTGTGTCATTGCATTGTATTATACTTCATTCTTCCCATCTCATTTGacctaattaattttattttctggcGTTCTACCTGACTTGGTCTATTTCATTTTTAAGTAATAAATTTTCACTATAATAAATATGAGAATTAGGCCAAGTGagatgagacggagggagtatcaattattttgatattaatgttttttataaaaataaatattgttataatattactaaacttatatatattttttaaaatgtaatTACCCAGAAAAGGAAAAACGCACTTACACTCTAACTCTCTAGATGACTCGAACCCCTGACCTAatggttggaggagaagcgtcttaccaacaaactgcgcttcatcgtcaatattactaaacttttatattaaaaaatggaaGTTAAAAAATTTACATGCTCTAATTTTGGATTTATAAGCTATGTAATGAATTATTAAGTTTATATCAAAAAATTGAAGTTAAAGAATTTACATGCTCTAATTTTATTAAGAAGCTatgtaataaattattaattaatcaaagtaattatataccataattgatggaataaatccTAGTTGatagttataaaattaaaataaagcatataaaattggtattgaagaaaaaataagaaaaaaaaattgaacataaTATGGAAAATTTGGTACACTAGATCTTAATTCTTAAGTGGGAAAAATTTATGCGAGCCGATCTCGCATATTAAAATCttttaaatatgataattatttttaattcgtGCAACGTTTTTATGGTATTAATACTTGACCAAATAATGATTCACAATATATAGGGCCCaactaaaaaaacaaaattaaaataaaataaataagattagattatatataaaaataaatattattagcaaaaataatttgaaaaaatggtgaaattcGTGTGATCATGGAGTACTTGTTGAAGTACGTACGTACGTACGTACGGACATGCTGTTTCTGGTTTTTGCGAATTCCAAGAGTCATATTTAAAGAATATAGAGTCATTGAGACACTTTTATTTTCAGTATTTTTGGGTTGGGTTTACTCGAATATACTTTTAATTGGATATCAACAAAATAAGATAAACATTGGCAGCTTGCACAACTTTTTCGATCtgttttttttacttttgtaGTTGCATCGTAGCATCAAATATAGGGGGATCGATGTGAGGATATCTcagaaaaataaatcaaatatatatactccaATATTGTTTCATCTGCGTGTTGTATCCAGCAAAATATAGGTAGTAGTATCACTGTATCAGGTTATATTGTtcgatattttttatttttttgatgttGACTGCGGATATAGAATTTGATACTCTCAAGTTGTCTTCAATCAatattacatatatacatacatgtGTTTTAATTAGAGGATTTGTTCGTCCGCGGGTTAGTTGATACTGAAAATTTCTAGTCCACTCTTTTTGTGTAGTACTGTGattgtgaaattaaataatGTGAAAGTAATAAATTCATGATATAAAATGTATTGTGTCTCATGTCATATATATCCTAGGGTTAATTACATGTAATATTACAAACTTTGTCCGAAATTCATTTTCTCCACAgtctttaaaaatttctttttttatcaaatactttgatatttgttcaatttctctataatttttttttcgatgaCCGAAAAAATAACATAGCAGTGACgtggatttaattttacacgtaaCACTGGCGttgaatatatatgaattttaaattacacatgtaatattaaatcataataaaaaaaaactcaaatttcttttaatttctcatCTTTATCGGGTAAAAGGAAATCAAAGATTGCTTTTGGCGCTAGAAAAAAACGATTTCTTTCCTTTCCACCACCTCTGTCGAAGGGTTCCTCTCGAAACCAGTGTGGTAGTCTTTGTGTCGAGGTCTTCCAAATCAGTGGCGCCGATTGCTGGCATTGATTAATTGTTTCGTGTTTCAAATCTTCCAAACCAACGCGTCAATTGTTGGCGTCGGTGCTTCGCCCATTGGTGGCGCTGATTGCTGAAATGAGGGTTTTAATGTTTAAACTGAGACACATCGTTTAATTTATCAGAATGGCGTGTGCTGGCGAGCCAAATCAGCGCCACGTCGATTTCGATTTGAGGGTAAAAAAATCGTGAcgaaattgaacaaatgtcatagtatttgataaaaaatgaaatttttaaagatcgtggggaaaatgaatttcggACAAAGTTCGttatattatatgcaattaatcctATATTCTATGTCAAGGTAGGTGCAATActaggcaaaataaaaaataaaagcacTTTATATAACACttaatattttgaattaatgaacaatgatcaatttttataataaaatttgatttgaaCCTCATTTATCCCTAGATCATAGGCGATTGCACTCCTAAAGGCCGGCCCTGTTGATATGTATACCACTTctacttattttatatatacacaaaaagaAATACATTTTcgtgattttaattaaatatattattatattgtaATTTATTAGTAGCGGGAAGCATGAAATgtaacataaaaatataataaaagcaTCAAATTATATGAAGTGGACATAATTTGCTATATCAAAATACTCCATTCTATCTTCTGTATATTGAATTGACTCTGACCGTTGTGCCTATTTACTATTTTGCTTGTCATTCTTAGTATGCAATTTGAAATAATTagagataaaaatattattctcaAATAGCTAGATCGAAGGTCTTGTTCAAAATTAAGGACACGTATGGTATGTCATAAAAGAAAAGGGATAAAATATTCCAAAGAATATCAAAAAGGAAATTTTATCCCATGTGATATCTAGAAACAATTCCAGTAGTGAATGCAACTTTATCACATATAAAGATCAAAGCTAAAAATCGCAGcatattttgatgaaatctcTGGATTAGACGTCAACTTTTTAATTAACCTTTATCCTTCCTCTATATATAGCAATCTCATGAACACCAAATGTAACTCAAGTTGGAATCAAACTTTACATacataagaagaagaaaaaaatctcAAAATGAATACCATTATGAAGTTAGCAGGTGAAAATCCGGTGGTGATATTCAGCAAAAACGATTGTTGCATGTCGCATGCAATCGACACACTGATACGTGGGTACGGAGCGAACCCTAGGGTTTATGAGCTCGACCAGCTAGCAGAAGGAGAGCAGATGGAGAAGGATTTGATGGCATTATTGGGGTGCAACCCTAGCGTGCCGGCCGTCTTCATAAACAAGGACTTTGTGGGTGGCTCCAACGAGATCATAAGCCTCAATATTAGAGGCAAGCTCAAACCCTTGCTCATCAAGGCCAATGCTATTTGGGTATAGCTACATGCAAATTAAGATCTACTTTAATTAATAACTTATGTTGTTAGATTTATAATTAAGctacaacttttttattttcttcttttctttttggccTATAGTTATTAGAATTAATTATGAGAAGTATATATAGGTCAAATTTTGAGCATGTTTGTGATGTTATAGAGTCAGTAAGTGAGGCCCTTCTTCTCCATTTAACATGAGAagatgtgatatatatatatcctttaTTCACACACATGTAGTAATATATAagtgaaatatatatatctgatcATGAGCAATGTTTCAAGTGCAATACCTTCTGCAACATGTTGATCAGAAGAAAGCTAAGCCCAAAACATAGGTCCAGCAGGCCCACTAAAGTAGCCCAAAACTAAAAAGTCTTCATCTAAAAGATTATCttgaaaatattcatttttttaaaaaaaaatggttattttctaaaataaaattaagaagtgtctcctattttttttagaattacaagaggtatctaatatatactccctccgtcccataataagtggccacatttcctttttcgtctgtcccactataagtggctgctttctaaaaataacaaaagtttactttaattaagtcaataattactcactaatttggtcaacaattgtaggccactttctaaaaataccaaaattactttaattaagtcaacaattactcactaatttggtcaacaattgtaggccacattctattaaaacatataacactcaatttcttaatctccgtgccgaaaagaatgtgaccacttattatgggacggagggagtaataaaataatcaactcgcacgcaggcgagacttctacaccacacaaaggtaGGAAAACAACCGCACGCAGATGAAATCACTACCCACACAAGAGTAGGAAGAAGTATCTCCTATTTTACCATTAAATTATGTAAGGACCACGCAATATATACTTTGTTGGTTATTCTATTTACTTTAAGGCAGTTGTGATTGAGGTATAAAATATGGCACTGCGGAGAAATCAATTATACAATTAATATTTTCAGGACTCGTTTTGGTGTATATGATTAGGGtgtataatataattatgaTATCCTAATATCTTGTTTGGTAGAAAGCACACGGTCcttaatttataaattcaaaagccCGATAAAATAGTACTAATTTATGTAATTATACATACCACCTCTGAGGCAATATACGTAATACCAATTTTAAATAtaacaaatattaatttattattgactAAATTAtcctaatattaattaaaatcaacTCTAACATGtcattattttctcattataatTATCGTTCCCGCAATATCATTCTCCCGTCGTatttttcttgttcttctttTTGCTGTTGCCTTGCTCCTGCAATTCATCTTAAAGGTTTATCTTTTTCGTTTCAATCTTCCCGACAATAAATATATCTGTTATTGCTTTGATGATGGCATGATTAATTTGTCTTATTTTCCCGCAACATGGATATTatctcaatttttattttattttttattttaaatttatttttttgtttccagAACTTTTTTTGCTACTTTAATCAATTGATCTAAGCAAGATTCTTCTTTAGTCATGGGATCCTAGCtactaattactccctctgtcccattattgaagacacactttccttattgaGGTGTctcaataataaagacacacttccaaataaggaaagaattaGGCTTTAATATACACTAGTTAATTTCACTTTAATTAAAGTATaaataagacaaaaaaaaaccctaaatcAATTTTCTACACTCGGCCTCTCTCTCCCAGAATCgacaccctctctctctctcggctctctcgccgccggcgccgccctGACCGCAACACCTCCCGACGAAGGCCGGCGGTATCCATCCCCAtctcgccctctctctctctctccttctctctctctctctctctctctcgcccgaCGAAGACGTCGCTTCAGTGGTGCAGCCGCCGCCTGCTTCTTCTGCTCCGGCCGAACAGCCGTCACCCACCCCCCTGTTCGGTCGTCACCCacccccctctcttctcctttcGACTGCACAACAGCGGTGGCTTCGCTTCCTCCGACGGAATCGTTTGCCTCCTCTCCTTCGTTCTCTCCCTCCTCGCCGGTGGACTAGGGTTTGCacggcggcggatctgggggCTAGGGTTTGCAGGTGCGGCAGAGCTATGAAGAGAAAGAGCAGCAGCGAAAGGAAAGGGGTTCGATTTTTGGCCGAAGGATCTGTGACTGTGAGTGTGTGTTTTGAGCGAAAGAGATAGATTAGTGGGAAAGGGGTTCAATTTTGGGTGGCGTAGCAGAGGGAAGAAGAAGAGTTGTGGTCGGCGATGATGGGCGGCGGCGATTCTGCCGAGAGAATCTCTGACTTTTGAAATAGGCGTGCATTTAATTTTCTGGGTTTGATTTTTCGGCGGCATAGCAGAGGGAATCGGCGACGGTGGTCGGCGGTGGTGATCagagaagatgagagagagttGAAAGTTAATAAAGCCTTATCAATTCCTTAATCAAATACACTAATGATGCTAAACTACCTTACCTTAaactccgtgcccaaatgaagtgtgtcttcattattgggacggagggagtaattttgaAACATCAAATGAAGGATTaatgacctatatatatatatggacggATTCAGGAAAATAATTGATCAGGATCGGAGCtaaaattagaaaattctaaaaataataataatagtaataaacacTTAGATAAAAAGGATTAAaactacttaattaattatagagCATATAACCACTCCACGCATGCAATAATTGCAACACTTTCTAACTGCAATTTTAATATCATACATGCATGCATTGCCAATGAGGCCTAGCTCAAGTGGTAAAGTTAGGGCAttcaaaaactctcatttgtaAGAAGTCTTGAATTCAATCCCGCTTCTCGCCTTTCATTTGTGAGAAGTCTttgattcaaaaataaatatccAAAACTTTAAAATGCTGCTGTATGCATTTctacttaattaaataattataccATAATACACACCAAATAGTCTTATTTTTACAAGGTTGTCGTTAATCCTCCTCCCACATATTTTTCTACAAACTAAATATTTACAACTAGTatataatttttctattattattttattacatttGTACACTATAACACAATGTGTACCTAAAGAGTTTTACTATAGTGaaacatgaaaaataacatgacatAAATCATCACTCAAATTTCATCGGACCAATCATCGAAGTTGGAATCATAAAATAAACCATCGATGATATTATCAATGAGCGAGTCGATGAAGGTGTTAGCGCCGACGGTGAAGATCCGGCCCACTCTATTACGGTTGCTTGAAAACCACGCGAAGACGGCGGCGCTGGCCACCGCCGCCGCGCAAACGCCGCCGGCTTCCTCAATCCCTACCAAATCCATCTTCCTCAACACTGAATTCCCTGTCACAATCTCCACTCCTACTGTTGCTGCAAATACAAccttgaaaaagaaaaaggaaaagaaagaatcTACAAATTAACAAGATTCCGTTGAATCTAACATCGGACAAAGTTTTCAATAGTACTAGTATATTTAATTATCAGTTTCTAAACAAATGCAGATTTTGAATTGACTGTTGACCATTGTTAGTGGGTCTTTGCCTTATATATCTACAGTATATGTTTTGACGCGAGTATAATATTCGGAACAAATCAAAattagacttttttttttacttatcaAAATTAgacttaaaaatttataaatcaaagtttgaatcgaggGGTTAATTCATCTACAAATACT
This window encodes:
- the LOC130994184 gene encoding uncharacterized protein LOC130994184, coding for MSHSLSSFAFSLYKHKPFNPELLSRSGGFLVRASSSAAPGIDFSTLESAIAKKDSDGVREALDQLREIGWAKKWSSQPYISRRTTSLRELTTLGLKNAEELAIPSTRNDAAFLFTVVGSTGFLGILAGQLPGDWGFFVPYLVGSISLVVLAIGSISPGLLQAAIGGFSSFFPDYKERIARHEAAHFLVAYLLGLPILGYSLDIGKENVNLIDERLEKLIYSGQLDAKELDRLAVVAMAGLAAEGLQYDKVVGQSADLFTLQRFINRSKPQLSKDQQQNLTRWAVLFAASLIKNNGAMHEALMAAMSNKATVVECIEAIEKAE
- the LOC130994569 gene encoding monothiol glutaredoxin-S6-like; this encodes MNTIMKLAGENPVVIFSKNDCCMSHAIDTLIRGYGANPRVYELDQLAEGEQMEKDLMALLGCNPSVPAVFINKDFVGGSNEIISLNIRGKLKPLLIKANAIWV